ttaattaaacggtTTGGGTAAATGTTTAACGCAAATGTTATTTTTATTAAAAGGTACAGTTAGTCCCCACTGTGTATTGCAGCTGAAACAGACAACTTGGGTTCTGCACCCACCCATTCTGAGCCCAAGAACCCGATAGATCCTCGGTCTGGAAGCGAGGTAGACTGCCTAGGTTGGGGGCAGCTGGCCACTCCCCATTGACAGCCCGTGGGGTGCAGAACAGCCTCTGGAAGGTCCCCAAGAGTAGCACAGGGAGTATGAAACTGGTCCAGCAACCGGAGCTGCAGGGCAGAATTCTCACCTCTTCCAGGAGCAGAAACAGGAGTTTAATTGGACTCCAAGCAATGGCTGGCCCTGGGACACAGGCGCTGGCTCTCTTCAATCAGGGCGAGATGCCCAGACCAGCTACCCTTTCTGGCAAAACATGGGCCGAGGGCTGCTTTCACAAAGTGCTGCTTCTGAAAGCACGGCTGCAGAAGGCGAGGTCACTCACGGCTGATCTGCCGTTACACGACAGTCAGAGTCAATGAACCTCGAATGGCACCAGTGATCTATTGTTCAGGAGATGCATAGAGACGTTTCCTGATTCAAATCAGTGCCTTCCCCTTGTTCATGCATTGGGCTCCATTCCACACTGCAGCGGGACACTCCCAGCACAGAGCTCTGGCGAAAACCCTCGCCTACAGTGAACGGGGGGCAGTgcacggggaggggtgggtgtgtgcgtcagtgtgtagGGGGCAGTGATGGGTCCCCGTAGTCCAGTCCAGTCCATGGCAAGGgtccggggggggggcagtggtgggTCCCTGTAATgcagtcagtgtcaggggtccggggcggggggagaaggggtgggtccCTGTAGTCCAGCCCGTGTCATGGGTCTGGAGGGGGGGGGGACGAAGGGGTGGGTCCCTGTAATGCAGccagtgtcgggggtggggggtgggtcccTGTAGTCCAGCCCGTGTCAGGGGTCCGGAGGAGGGAGGGCAGTGGTGGGTCCCTGTAGTCCAGCCCGTGTCaggggtctggggggtggggggggggggggaagaaggggtggGTCCCTGTAATGCAGccagtgtcgggggtggggggtgggtcccTGTAGTCCAGCCCGTGTCAGGGGTCCGGGGGGGTTGAGGGCAGTGGTGGGTCCCTGTAGTGCAGGCCTGTGTAGCAGCAATAGTGACAGAGCTCAGGAAACTATCGGCATCACTTCATTGAACTGAGCGCCAGTGGTTAATTCCAAAACACAACAAAGAGTTTCACAGAAACTTCAATCTCGACGACATTACACAGAAGTCAACTTCGACACAAAAAGCCAGTCTCCTCATTAAAGCCAACTGAACATCAGCCCTGGCTTTCAACACTTTCAAACTGCCCACAACCAATCAGTGCCCTCAGTAAGCAGCGACTGGCAGAGCAGGTCTGTGGTCACATGCTGCAGGGCCCAGGGGTACAGTGGCGCGCTCGCCTGCTCTGGGGCAGCActtgaaacttttaaataacttacaTTTACCAAAACTAGTCTCCAGATCTGTTGAGGTTACTCCTGTGAGGCCACTGCCCCCGGTGGGAGACGGCCAGCCCCACTCCCGGGCCCAGTCCTGGGCCAGCCTCTCCTGCTCAGTGCCAGCTGCTGTCATGTGTTACTGGGTTATTAAACAATAATTGTGCTCCTGTGGCCTGTTCAGCCTGCTCTCCCACTTTGCCCGGGCCCAGCCTGCCCTGCCCTGTGTTGCCCAGCGAGGGGGCCCACTGGGCAGGTCCCAGCTCAACCTGCGGCCACAGTCAGGACACAGAGTGATGGAGGAGGCGAGGCCTCGGGAATGGCGAGCGCAGTGTCACACACCAGGGGCACCGCTCAGCCGTCCATGATTGCATATTAGCAAACGCAACAATTGGAATGGGTTAAAGAGTGGATTGACATTTGGAACAAACTCCACTCCTTTGTCTGATGGATAGACATGGGGGGATGGTGATATGGGGGGATGGTGATATGGGGGGATGGTGATATGGGGGGATGGTGATATGGGGGGATGGTGATATGGGGGGTGGGGTCGGTGATGGTGATGGGGGGAAACGGTGATGATGGGGGAGAGAAGCggcgatgggggtggggggggaacggcGATGGGGCTTATCTCAGGACGCACTGCCTTCAGAGACAGAGCTCGAGcagcaaacactcccctccccccaccccgctctccctctctatattcccctctctctctctcccatgacctctctctctcccgtgacctctctctttctctcacccgtgacccctctctctctcccgtgacccccctctctctctctcccgtgatccctctctctctttcccgtgacccctctctctctctctttcccgtgacccctctctctctctctcccgtgacccctctctctctctctcccgtgacccctctctctctctctcccgtgacccctctctctctctctcccgtgacctctctctctctctctctctcccgtgacccctctctctctctctcccgtgacccctctctctctctctcccgtgacccctctctctctctctcccgtgacccctctctctctctctcccgtgacccctctctctctcccgtgacccctctctctctctctctctctctcccgtgacccctctctctctctctctctctctcccgtgacccctctctctctctctctctctctcccgtgacccctctctctctctctctctctcccgtgacccctctctctctctctctctcccgtgacccctctctctctctctctcccgtgacctctctctctctctctctctcccgtgacccctctctctctctctcccgtgacccctctctctctctctctctctctctctctcccgtgacccctctctctctctctctctctcccgtgacccctctctctctcccgtgacccctctctctctctctctctcccgtggcccctctctctctctctctctctctctctctccccgtggcccctctctctctctctctctctctctctctctcccgtggcccctctctctctctctctctctctctctctctcccgtggcccctctctctctctctctctctctctctctcccgtggcccctcgctctctctctctctctctctctctctcccccgtggcccctctctctctctctctctctctctctctctccccgtggcccctctctctctctctctctctctctctcccgtggcccctctctctctcccgtggcccctctctctctctctctctctctctctccctctccctctcccgtggcccctctctctctctctctctcccgtggcccctctctctctctctctctctctctctctcccgtggcccctctctctctctctctctctcccgtggcccctctctctctctctctctctctctctctcccgtggcccctctctctctctctcccgtggcccctctctccctctcccgtcctccctcgtgacccctctctctcccgtgacccctctctctctctcccgtgacccctctctctctctcccgtgacccctctccatctctcccgtgacccctctctctctctctcccgtgacccctctctctctctctctctcccgtgacccctctctctctctctctcccgtgacccctctctctctcccgtgacccctctctctctctctcccgtgacccctctctctctctctcccgtgacccctctctctctctctctctctcgtgaccgctctctctctcccgtgaccgctctctctctctctctcccgtgacccctctctctctctctctctcccgtgacccctctctctctctctctcccgtgacccctctctctctctctctcccgtgacccctctctctctctctcccgtgacccctctctctctctctcccgtgacccctctctctctctctctcccgtgacccccctctctctctctctctcccgtgacccctctctctctctctctctcccgtgacccctctctctctctctctcccgtgacccctctctctctctctctcccgtgacccctctctctctctctctcccgtgaccctctctctctctctcccgtgacccctctctctctctctctcccgtgacccctctctctctctctcccgtgacccctctctctctctctcccgtgacccctctctctctctctcccgtgacccctctctctctctctctcccgtgacccctctctctctctctctcccgtgacccctctctctctctctctcccgtgacccctctctctctctctctcccgtgacccctctctctctctctctcccgtgacccctctctctctctctctcccccgtgacccctctctctctctctctcccgtgacccctctctctctctctcccccgtgacccctctctctctctctcccgtgacccctctctctctctctctctctctctcccgtgacccctctctctctctcccgtgacccctctctctctctctcccgtgaccccgctctctctctcccgtgaccctgctctctctctctcccgtgaccccgctctctctctctctctctctctctctcccgtgaccccgctctctctcccgtgacccctctctctctctcccgtgacccctctctctctctcccgtgacccctctctctctttcccatgacctctctctcgctctctttcccgtgacccctctctctctctctttttcccgtgacccctctctctctctctttcccgtgacccctctctctctctttcctgtgatccctctctctctctttcccgtgacccctctctctctttcccgtgacccctctctctctttcccgtgacccctctctctctctctctttcccgtgacccctctctctctctctctttcccgtgacccctctctctctctctctctttcccgtgacccctctctctctctctttcccgtgacacctctctctctctctttcccgtgacacctctctctctctttcccgtgacctctctctctccttttcccatgacctctctctctctctctctttcccgtgacctctctctctctttttcccatgacctctctctctctctctctctttcccgtgacctctctctctctctttcccgtgacctctctctctctctttcccgtgacctctctccctctctctctttcccgtgacctctctccctctttctctttcccgtgacctctctctctctctctctttcccgtgacctctctctctttctttcccgtgacctctctctctctctttcctgtgacctctctctctctctctctttctctctctttcccgtgacctctctctctctctctttcccgtgacctctctctctttcccgtgacctctctctctctctctctctctctttcccgtgacctctctctctctctctttcccgtgacctctctctctttcccgtgatatctctctctctctctctctcggaatcccccctctctctcccgttaaCCCCCCCCCTCTCATCACCCGTGACCCCTCTCTCACTcgcactcttcccccctccccctgtggcccccctctcgctctttctccctgCTTCTCCTCTCTATCTCCCTGCTTCTCCTCTCTATcgttctctctctgctccccctctctctccccatgctcgttcattctctctctgcccaccccccccccctctctccctgccctaccctcccctttctccttatctctcctcctttcccctcgCACCCTGTCTCAGTGTCAGAAGCAGTGTTTGTGGTTTGGGTGATCAGGATGTCCAGGAAGCAGGTTTGAGTGAAAGTCCCAAGGCCAGCCGCTCTCCTCACTCACCAACTAGTTTTTCACCCCTGTTCCGGACCCAGGCTGAACTATATTTACACCAAACTCAGCCAAGCAACACATTTTAATTTTTTTGACACATTTCACAAGAACCAAGTTTGCCCCAAAGCTGAGGTCCGAGGGCCTGAAGCTGCAGACTGGGGTGGTGGGCTGCAGGTCCCGCTCAGAGGCGGGGGGCCAGGGAACTTGGCCGCCCCAGGACAGCGCACTGCGCTTCAATCACACAACTccttgagcgggcagggaagaggaacgAGTACAGTACACGCGAAGGACATTTTTCCAAATCGGAATCTGGACCGAAACCCGCTTtgccccaagctgcaaactctgggaAAATGAAGGTGGTGAAGAAAGTGAGAGAGCTGCTGTCAAAGCTGCTTTGGTGGGACGTGCAGCCTCGGGTGGGTAAGCACCGAAGAGGAAGAGTTTCCGAAGCCCACAGGTCCCAGTTAGTGGCACGATCCAGACAGTAGATTGCTGCACATAGTTGTACTGACCCCTGTGGTGTGGGGCTGGGTAGCAGTGAGGTTATGTAATCTTCCCACTCTGATTGTACATTTCGGCAGCCCCAGCCGCCTCCTCGCCCCAGCTCTGCTGCCTGTACGGATTCTCCATCATGTACTGATATTTCTCAAAGTTTTGCAGCAGATATTTGGGAGCATACATGTGCTCTTTGGGGTCAGCAGGGGGGTAGTCCTGCTCGGTGCCGTCGAACCAGCCCCCGGTCTGGATCAACTCCCGAATGTAGCCCAGTTCCCTTTTCTCCTGGTAGTTGCCCCAGCGGGGGAAGTCCCCATTCTGCGCCGAGAGCAGCTTGTAGCGGATGCCCTCGGGCCTGAAGCACCAGGAGCAGTGCCAGCCGGCGAAATGGAGGGGGCTGCCCAGCGCCCAGGGCACCAAGATGTGCCCCGTGCTGTTCTCGTACTGCCGGAAGTTGGGCATCAGGTAGTACTCGCGGCGCCGCAGCTTGATGCCGTCCCCGTTGTAGACCACGAAGAGCATGGCCACGGTGCAGCCCGACACCACCTCCAGGCTCCCCGGCTGCTTCCAGAAGAAGCCGTACAGCGACTTGCGCAGGTGGAAGGCAAAGGGCTCGGTCCAGCCGTCGAAGAGCTTGAGGAAGAGCACGCCGTCGTGGGCCGGGATCTCGTCGGCATCGTCGATGATGAAGATGTCGTCATCCCGGAGGTCGACGATGCGGCTCATCCCGTTCTGGGTCAGGAAGGTGCGCAGGTAGTCATCGGCGATCCAACCGTCCTGCCTGCCCCCGCTGGGGAAGTGGTCGAGGAACACGTACAGGATCTTGTGGCCCACGTAACTGTACGAGCCGTTCAGCAGCATCTCGACAAAGCGCAGGGGCTTGGGCTCCCCGAAGGCGGTGAAGTTGGACTCGCAGATGATGAAGAGGTCGACCACGTCGCCCAGCTCGTGGAACCGGACGTCCAGCAGGTCAAACTCGTGGTTGATGTTGATGGCGTTGATGACCCTGCGCGGCACTAGGCGCGGGCTCAGCCGCTCCTTGGTGGGCAGATTGGAATACTGCACCATGGTGGGGACCCCACAATAGGGCCCGTGCCAGCCCGGGAGGCAAGGGCACCCCACCCACCGGCGGCGTGGCCTTCCGCCGCCCAGCCCCCGGTCCACCACCTTCCGCGTCAGCATCTTGTCCATTGAACTGCGGCCCCACGACACTGGCCCCTCCAGAGACCCTGCCGCCACTTTGCCCTCCAACTTGGTGCCCTGCCTGAAGCAGATCGCTCCAGCCTTGGTCCGCATGAAGTACTTGGTCTCATCGTCTTTCAGCTCGAACAGGGCCCTGTGCAACTGCGGCCAGCCGCCGGGCTGGCTCTCGGCCGCCGTCTGCAGCCCCAGGCCTGCGCTCACGTCTTCCTCCACATTCTGCTTCCAGAAGAACTGAGAGTCGACAAAGATGGAGCGGAGGGACGGGCTGAAGGCAGACAGCTCGCGGGAAAAGGTGATGTAGGACAGAGCCTTGAGGAAGTGcatgaaggagatgagacagactcCTGCCATACACAGCACCAGAACCACACGGTGACGGCGCATCTTCATCCTAAACCGGAGACAACAGAGAGACACCAGCAATTAAAAACACGTCAACAAGCTGCATTCCCATAGCGCCTTTCACTctgccaagcgctttacagccaataaagtacttttgaagtgcagccactgttgtaatatagggaatgaGGTGCTAAAATGCACACTGCAAGGTTGAAAGGTAAATATTTGCCAGGGCACCTGGGAGAATTTCCCAGCTCGGTGACCAGAGGGCAGACTCTGGTTAATGTCtcagccgacagtgcagcacttcctcggctctctggagagggacttgaacccacgaccttgtaaGTGAGAGGACACGGTTAACATGGAATAATCAGTACAATCGGCAACTCCCCACAGCACATGCCACATCCACGGTCAGCCCAGGAAATACACAGCGCTCCAAAGAACAGGATCTCCTGGGACTGGACCCTTTCACCTCTACCTCCCTCTTTCCCTCGAAGACACTCCTCAaatactacctctttgaccaagcttttggtcatcagcccaAGTAAGCTCCGTGTCAAATGTTGTTTCATAttcgctcccgtgaagcgccttcggCCGTGTTACtacagtaaaggcactatataaatacaagttgttatgtgCGCTGCAATTTCCTGATGGTGGAGGGGACTCACAGCCGAGGGCAGAATCGGACGTGCTCACCGCCAACCCTGCAGCAAACTCACCACAATAATAAATACAGCAAGGCAGCTGACCAACAGAGTGCCAGTCAGACAATAAACCAGCCCAAAATAAACAACAGATTTTCAAAGCAATCTCAGGAAATGAGACAGGAAGGAGTCAAGGCGGTtggaaaatataaaagcaaatttaaGTTGTTATTACGACAGAAAAAGCTGAATTAGTAATTAGCCAATCACATCTGGGCCACGGTGCATTGTACAAGTCACACAAAGCACAGCTTCACTCCAGGCCAGGCCGAAAGTGTGGAGCTcacactgaacacaatactccagctgaggtctaaccaggctAAATAGGTTCAGTATAATTTCCTTGCCTTTGcattctctgcctctatttataaaacccaagcatcctgtatgtttttttttttaaaaagcagccttATTGACTGGACCTTCTTCAAGGGCTCAGAGTATCTCAGTGCCCTGTGCTGGGGTACAGGGGGCACCGCGGATATCACTGCCCCGTGCTGGGGTACAGGGGGCATGACGGGTATCACTGCCCCGTGCTGGGTTACAGGGGGCACCGCGGGTATCGCTGCCCCGTGCTGGGTTACAGGGGGCACCGCGGGTATCACTGCCCCGTGCTGGGGTACAGGGGGCATGACGGGTATCACTGCCCCGTGCTGGGGTACAGGGGGCATGACGGGTATCACTGCCCCGTGCTGGGGTACAGGGGGCATGACGGGTATCACTGCCCCGTGCTGGGGTACCGGGGGCTGTGGAAATAGCAGACAGaattaagaagttagttcagacctggggtcGAAAACCAATaaactctcttgcacaaaaaaAACAAGCAGGCATTGACCTCAAGGTGAAGGAGATAAGGGAAGGAGGTAAAGTTGTAAAGCTGCAGGATAATAAAACCAAATTCAGAGTCGCCGCCCTGGGTAAGAGATAGT
The Pristiophorus japonicus isolate sPriJap1 unplaced genomic scaffold, sPriJap1.hap1 HAP1_SCAFFOLD_1004, whole genome shotgun sequence DNA segment above includes these coding regions:
- the LOC139241252 gene encoding beta-1,4-mannosyl-glycoprotein 4-beta-N-acetylglucosaminyltransferase-like isoform X1, giving the protein MRMKMRRHRVVLVLCMAGVCLISFMHFLKALSYITFSRELSAFSPSLRSIFVDSQFFWKQNVEEDVSAGLGLQTAAESQPGGWPQLHRALFELKDDETKYFMRTKAGAICFRQGTKLEGKVAAGSLEGPVSWGRSSMDKMLTRKVVDRGLGGGRPRRRWVGCPCLPGWHGPYCGVPTMVQYSNLPTKERLSPRLVPRRVINAININHEFDLLDVRFHELGDVVDLFIICESNFTAFGEPKPLRFVEMLLNGSYSYVGHKILYVFLDHFPSGGRQDGWIADDYLRTFLTQNGMSRIVDLRDDDIFIIDDADEIPAHDGVLFLKLFDGWTEPFAFHLRKSLYGFFWKQPGSLEVVSGCTVAMLFVVYNGDGIKLRRREYYLMPNFRQYENSTGHILVPWALGSPLHFAGWHCSWCFRPEGIRYKLLSAQNGDFPRWGNYQEKRELGYIRELIQTGGWFDGTEQDYPPADPKEHMYAPKYLLQNFEKYQYMMENPYRQQSWGEEAAGAAEMYNQSGKIT
- the LOC139241252 gene encoding beta-1,4-mannosyl-glycoprotein 4-beta-N-acetylglucosaminyltransferase-like isoform X2 yields the protein MKMRRHRVVLVLCMAGVCLISFMHFLKALSYITFSRELSAFSPSLRSIFVDSQFFWKQNVEEDVSAGLGLQTAAESQPGGWPQLHRALFELKDDETKYFMRTKAGAICFRQGTKLEGKVAAGSLEGPVSWGRSSMDKMLTRKVVDRGLGGGRPRRRWVGCPCLPGWHGPYCGVPTMVQYSNLPTKERLSPRLVPRRVINAININHEFDLLDVRFHELGDVVDLFIICESNFTAFGEPKPLRFVEMLLNGSYSYVGHKILYVFLDHFPSGGRQDGWIADDYLRTFLTQNGMSRIVDLRDDDIFIIDDADEIPAHDGVLFLKLFDGWTEPFAFHLRKSLYGFFWKQPGSLEVVSGCTVAMLFVVYNGDGIKLRRREYYLMPNFRQYENSTGHILVPWALGSPLHFAGWHCSWCFRPEGIRYKLLSAQNGDFPRWGNYQEKRELGYIRELIQTGGWFDGTEQDYPPADPKEHMYAPKYLLQNFEKYQYMMENPYRQQSWGEEAAGAAEMYNQSGKIT